The region TATGTTGAGGCGTCGGGTAACCGACTATGGCGATAAACGAAGTTCGGAATAGACGTTACGGACCCGGGGGCGGTACCCGGCGCCTCCACCATGTACCGATCGGCTGCCAGGCTGGTCGGTAGATGCTGGGGGCGAAACAGGATCGACGTGCGTAGTAAAGGGATGCTCTTTCGCCCGGCATGATACCGCCGTTATCGGGTCAAAACCACAAGTGCCAACGACAACGAAATGGCGCTCGCTGCCTAATTAGTTAGGCAAGCGCGGTACGGGGGGCACCGGGCAACAGAAGCCCCCCACTTCACCAATCTCAGGCCGCCACCGCCAGTCCGGAAGCGCGGCTCTGCCACAAACGGTTGAGCGGGCTTTGCGGCTTGGCGGCCAGGCGTTCGGCGATCAGGGCGTCGGCCAGGGCCCGGTCGCCCAGGCGCACCGCCGCCTCGGTTGCGGTCCAGGCGATGACGTCGCGCTGGGCATGGCTGCCGCCAAAGCGGTTGGCCTTGCCCCGCAAGGGCAGCAGCAGGTCGAGGGCGGCGGCGTATTCGCCCAGGCCGAAGGCGGCCAGGCCCAGCACGGCGGGCAGGCCCACCTCGCGGCTCATCATCGCGTTGGTGCCGCTGCCGGCCGCCGCGCGCCTGACCGCGGCCACCACCCGGTGGGCCATGGCGTCGTCGCCGGTCGCCGCCGCCGCCATCATCACGTGCATGTCGTTGAAGGCATAGAAGCCGTCATCGGCCCGGGCGGCCCAATTGTCGTGCACCAGGGTCCAGCGATTGCCGACGTCATGGCCCAGGGCCGCGATCCGCCACAGCAGGGCGGCACCGTCCACCAGTTCCAGCGCCTGGCCGAAGCCGCCGGCTGAAATCTGCTCGTCGAACAGGGTGAGCGCGGCTTGCGTCTCGCCCAGGTCCAGATGGAAGAGCGCCTTGTGCCACCAGTTGTGATAGGAGAACAGCCCGGCCGGCCCGGTCCAGGCGGCTGCCGTGCCGGCGAGCCAGTCGATGCCCTCGTGGGCGCGGCCCTGCATCTCCATGACATGGGCCACCGCATGGACGCCCCAGGCATCGCGCGGGTCGCGCTCCACGCATTCGCGGCCGGCCGCCTCGGCCTGGGCGTAGTCGCCCGCCTCTTCCAGGCCGAAGGCATGCATGCCCAGGATCGAGCCGTAGCCCGGTACCGAGGTGTCCCAGTGGGGCAGCACCCGGGCGACGCGGTCGCGCAGCATGGTGGAATAACCCAGGAAGAAATCGGTCACCTGGGCCAGTTGCACCGCGGTCAAGTCGCGCGGATAGGCCATGGCCGTGCGGCCCCAGTGCTCGGTCGCCGCCTCGACATCGCCGCTCAGCCAGGCGCCGACTGCCTGGATGTGGCCGCGCTCGCGCTCGTTGGCGCCGGGCATCAGGGCCTCTGCCGCCGCGACCGACTTGGCCAGTTCCGGCTCGAACGCCTTGTCGGCCGTGGTCGCCAGCAGGCCGGCGCGGAACGCGTGGCCCATCGCCAGGTCGGGATGGTCGGCCAGCACGGCGTCGACCTCGAACAGCGGATCGGCCTGATAGAGGCGCAGCTTGTCGATGGCGCGGTCGAGGCCCTCGACCGCTGCCTGGGTGGCATTGGAAACCGGGTTGCCCCGGCAATCGAATTTGTTTGCGGTCATTGTCCTCGTCCCAATCGGTCTCGCCGCCTTGGTATAGGCGCTTGGCACCCGGGCGGCCTGTTCCTTGGGTAACAAAGCCCGCAACCAGCCCCCTGTCGGCCGTGATTGTAGCGTGTTAGGTCATCCTACCCCAGTTGCATGAACGAGACAGGCCGGCAGGATCCCATGGCTGAACAGGTGGCACCCGCCCTGGCGCCGGGCACCCGGCTGCTGTCGCAGGCCGCCGCCGTCACCGTCGCGGCCATGTTCGGCCTGACCTATTCCTTGAGCGCCGCCATGATCGCGCTGGACCTTGCCCGGCGCGGCGTGTCCGACACCATGATCGGCGCCAATGCCGCCATGCATGCCCTGGGCGTGCTGGCGATCGCGCTCACCCTGCCGCGCCTGGTCACGCGCCTGGGGCCGCGGGCGATGATCGTGGGCGCGCTGGCGACGGGGGCGGCGGTGCTGACCGCCCTGCCCCTGATGCCGGCGATCTGGCTGTGGTTTCCCTTGCGCTTCGTCATGGGCGCGGCCTCGGACGTGCTGTTCGTCATCTCCGAGACCTGGGTGAATGAGCTCAGCGACGAGCGCAGCCGGGGCCGGGCCATGGCCAGCTACATCGCCTCGATGTCCCTGGGCTTCGCCCTGGGGCCGCTGATCCTGAGCGTGATCGGCACCGATGGCCCGACCGCCTATTTCGTCGGCGCCGGCCTCGCCCTCGCCGCGATCGGCCTGATCGTCTCGCCCCGCGTGGTGGCGCCGGTCTTTGCCGAAGGGCCGCAGCGCAACCCCTGGGGCTATTTCAGGCTGGCCCCGGTCACCGCCGTGGTGACCGCGCTGAACGCCGCGATCGAGACCGCCTGCTTCTCCTTCCTCGCGCTTTATGCCGTCAGCCTCGACTGGAGCGAGACCCAGGGCGCCAGCCTGATCTCGGCCATGATGGTGGGGGCCATCGTGCTGCCCCTGCCCATCGGCTGGCTGGGCGACAAGACCGACCGGATGCGCCTGGCCCTGGTCCTGGCGGTGATCACCGGCCTGGGCGCCCTGTGCTGGCCGCTGGCCCTGGCCAATCCCTACACGGCCTATCCGGTGATGTTCCTGTGGGGCGGGCTGTTCGTCGGCATCTACGGCCTGATCATCACCGTGCTGGGCGGCCGCTACCAGGGCACCGAGCTGGTCGGGATCTATGCGGTTACCGGCATCACCTGGGGCCTGGGTGCCTTTGCCGGCCCGATTCTGACCGGTGCGGTGATCGGTGCCACCATGCACGGCCTGCCCCTGGTCATCGCGGTGGCGTGCCTGGGCTTTGCCCTGTTCATGCGGCACGCCGGCGGGCGGGTCTAGCGGCCGTTCACCGCCCAATCGAGCAATGTGGTATGAGATTGGCTAACAGGTTGGCGTTCTGATCGTCGTCAATACCGGGGGAATGACGCATGGTTGATGTTCGCGCAAAGGCCAAGACGCTTCTCGACCAGTTGCCGGCCGATGTGCCCGTGACCTCCAATGGCAGCACGGGCGCGCTGTTCACGACGCTGACCGGCTCGTCGCATACCTGGCTGCAGGAGCGCTGGAAGGCCGAAGACGTCGAAAAGGCGAAGCGGCGGAATGCCGTTCCGCCACAGAGCACGAAGGGACTTCCCACCACGACAACCTGCAATGGCCTGGCCGGCCAGGTGGGCATCGCTATCGGCGCGCCGATCGCGCTCAGCCAGTTCGACATCGAGAAGAAACTCAAGGACGCCGGCATGGGTGACGCCTGGATCCCGGCCAGCAGCGGCAAGCGACCCGGCTACGGCGATGTCTTCAGGCCACTGACTTTCCATATCGGCGTCTCGCTCGATTTCGTCGGCGACCTGTGGAACACGGCGGAATCCGGCCAGGGCGGCCCGGGTGTCGACTACACCAAGGGTTTCGACATCGTCAAACGCAAGCAGCAGACCTGGGACCCCAGCAAGCTCCAGGGCTGGGTCGACATCGAGATCCTGATGAAACTGGGGCGGAAGGCGCCCAAATGGCTGATCGGCTGGTGGCGCTTCGAAGTCGGGCCGACCAAGGAATTCGTCTACCTGCCTGAACGCGGCTCGGCCCGCGGTTTCACGACGGCCCCGGCCAATCGCAACCCGCCGACGGCCGACGGCAGGATCGGTGACGTGACCCTCGAAGACGACGACATCGCCATCGCCTGGTCCGACAACGTGTCGGATACGCTGCGCCGCCTGCCCAAGATCGACTACATGCTGGGGGAACGGGGCGCCCAGCAATTGCAGGCGTTCAAGATGTAAGGGGCCACCCGGCTAGGGCCTGACCATGTCGAACACGATGGCCTGGAGCGGCATCCAGCCCGGTGCGGCGAACTCGCGCCACAGGGCCTTGGCCAGGGCGCTGACGATCTGGTCGGGCTGGGCGCCGCCGCGGGTGCGGATTTCCTCGATCGTCGGATTGCCATAGACCAGGCCGCGCGCGAAAGCGGCAACGTCCGGGATTTCCTTTTTCAGCGCGACCACGTGGACCTTGATCTCGCCGAAGCCCGCACCGATCAGGGCTTCCTTGATCGGGTCGATGGCGTGATAGCCGAACGGCACCTGATAGAAGCGCGGCGGATCGGCCGGGAAGAAACTGCCGACGACCTCGTGCGCGATCCGGCCGTAGGGATTGTGCCGGTGCGAATCCCAGACGCTGAACAGGTAACGGCCGCCGGGCGCCAGGACGCGGTGGACCTCGCGGTACGAACGGTCCTTGTCGGGGAAGAACATGACCCCGAACTGGCACACGACGGCATCGAAGGTGGCGTCGCCGAACGGCAGGTCGGTCGCGTCGGCGGGCTGGAAATCCACCGCCTCGCCGGGCCGAAAGCGGGCGCGGGCAACATCGAGCATCGGCGGGTTGAGGTCGGTGGCCGTCAGGGCCGTGGCGGGCGGCAGCGCGTCGCGCAGCCGGCGGGTGACGATGCCGGTGCCGGCCGCCAGTTCCAGCACGCGGGC is a window of Oleomonas cavernae DNA encoding:
- a CDS encoding MFS transporter, with protein sequence MAEQVAPALAPGTRLLSQAAAVTVAAMFGLTYSLSAAMIALDLARRGVSDTMIGANAAMHALGVLAIALTLPRLVTRLGPRAMIVGALATGAAVLTALPLMPAIWLWFPLRFVMGAASDVLFVISETWVNELSDERSRGRAMASYIASMSLGFALGPLILSVIGTDGPTAYFVGAGLALAAIGLIVSPRVVAPVFAEGPQRNPWGYFRLAPVTAVVTALNAAIETACFSFLALYAVSLDWSETQGASLISAMMVGAIVLPLPIGWLGDKTDRMRLALVLAVITGLGALCWPLALANPYTAYPVMFLWGGLFVGIYGLIITVLGGRYQGTELVGIYAVTGITWGLGAFAGPILTGAVIGATMHGLPLVIAVACLGFALFMRHAGGRV
- a CDS encoding class I SAM-dependent methyltransferase, which encodes MSNDTASFTGNIPQEYDRGLGPAIFVDYAADMAQRLATLAPPPARVLELAAGTGIVTRRLRDALPPATALTATDLNPPMLDVARARFRPGEAVDFQPADATDLPFGDATFDAVVCQFGVMFFPDKDRSYREVHRVLAPGGRYLFSVWDSHRHNPYGRIAHEVVGSFFPADPPRFYQVPFGYHAIDPIKEALIGAGFGEIKVHVVALKKEIPDVAAFARGLVYGNPTIEEIRTRGGAQPDQIVSALAKALWREFAAPGWMPLQAIVFDMVRP
- a CDS encoding tetratricopeptide repeat protein; the encoded protein is MTANKFDCRGNPVSNATQAAVEGLDRAIDKLRLYQADPLFEVDAVLADHPDLAMGHAFRAGLLATTADKAFEPELAKSVAAAEALMPGANERERGHIQAVGAWLSGDVEAATEHWGRTAMAYPRDLTAVQLAQVTDFFLGYSTMLRDRVARVLPHWDTSVPGYGSILGMHAFGLEEAGDYAQAEAAGRECVERDPRDAWGVHAVAHVMEMQGRAHEGIDWLAGTAAAWTGPAGLFSYHNWWHKALFHLDLGETQAALTLFDEQISAGGFGQALELVDGAALLWRIAALGHDVGNRWTLVHDNWAARADDGFYAFNDMHVMMAAAATGDDAMAHRVVAAVRRAAAGSGTNAMMSREVGLPAVLGLAAFGLGEYAAALDLLLPLRGKANRFGGSHAQRDVIAWTATEAAVRLGDRALADALIAERLAAKPQSPLNRLWQSRASGLAVAA